From the Manis javanica isolate MJ-LG chromosome 11, MJ_LKY, whole genome shotgun sequence genome, one window contains:
- the LOC108407030 gene encoding olfactory receptor 5AN1-like encodes MIRRRNITEITHFILLGFSDFPRIKAVLFAVFLVIYVTTLTWNLSIIILIRMDSHLHTPMYFFLSNLSFLDISYVTSTAPKMLSDFFQEQHTITLVGCAVQYFFFAALGLTETCLMTAMAYDRYAAICNPLLYSSIMSPTLCVQMVLGSYMAGLSASLSQLCAILQLHFCGPNVIHHFFCDMPQLLVLSCTDTFFVRLLAAVLIIFYGIINVVVIIVSYGYIIISIMKITTAKGRSKAFNTCASHLTVVSLFYTSGMFVYLRSSSGGSSNFDRFASVFYTVMIPMLNPLIYSLRNKEIKDALKRLQKKGGYC; translated from the coding sequence ATGATTAGGAGACGAAATATTACAGAGATCACCCACTTCATCCTGTTGGGGTTCTCCGATTTTCCCAGAATCAAAGCAGTGCTCTTTGCTGTGTTCCTGGTGATCTACGTTACAACTCTGACTTGGAACCTGAGCATCATCATCTTAATAAGGAtggattcccacctccacacacccatgtacttcttcctcagcaacctgTCCTTCCTAGACATCAGCTATGTGACCTCCACAGCCCCCAAGATGCTCTCTGACTTTTTTCAGGAACAGCATACCATCACTCTAGTGGGTTGTGCTGTTCAGTACTTCTTCTTTGCAGCCCTGGGACTGACTGAGACTTGTCTCATGAcagccatggcctatgaccgctatgctgcCATTTGTAATCCACTTCTCTATTCATCAATCATGTCACCCACCCTCTGTGTTCAGATGGTGCTGGGCTCCTATATggctggcctctctgcttccCTATCCCAGTTGTGtgccattcttcaactccacttctgtgggcctaatgtcatccaccacttcttctgtgacatgccccaGTTGTTAGTCTTGTCCTGCACTGACACTTTCTTTGTTCGACTCTTGGCTGCTGTGTTAATAATATTCTATGGAATAATAAATGTCGTGGTTATCATAGTATCCTATGGCTATATCATCATCTCCATCATGAAGATCACTACAGCTAAAGGCAGGTCCAAGGCTTTcaacacctgtgcttctcacctgacAGTGGTTTCCCTCTTCTATACCTCAGGTATGTTTGTCTATTTGAGGTCCAGCTCTGGTGGTTCTTCCAACTTTGACAGATTTGCATCAGTTTTTTACACAGTGATGATTCCCATGTTGAATCCCTTgatttacagtctgaggaacaaggaaatcaaagatgcctTGAAGAGGTTGCAGAAGAAGGGAGGGTATTGCTAA